The sequence TTTATTTTAAAGATAAGTTTTATATTAATTTAATAAATTTTTAAAAAGTGCTTTAATGGGAAATATTTGAATATTAAGAATTAATTTTAATTAGATATTATATTTATTAAATACAATTCATTACATGTGATTAAACGAGGTGTTTACATGGAAGATGATAAAGTTGTAAAAGGTACCACTACTGTTGGTATTACTTGTAAAGATGGTATTGTTTTTGCTTCTGAAAGAAGAGCTACCATGGGAAGCTTAGTAGCACACAAAGTAGCAGAAAAAATATTCAAAATTGATGATAACATAGCAGCAACCATTGCTGGAAGTGTTGGTGATGCACAAAACCTAATGAAAGTTATGAGTGCTGAAGTCTCCTTATACAATTTAAGAAATGGAGAGGATATGAGCATTGATGCAGCTGCTAACTTAACTGGAAATATTTTACGTTCCCAACCTAGAGGAGTACAAATCTTACTTGGTGGAGTAGACGAGGATGGAGCTTCAATTTACTCACTTGATGCTGCAGGTGGAGTAATTAAAGATAAATGTATTTCCACTGGATCAGGTTCTATCTTTGCATATGGTGTATTAGAAGATAGATACACCGAAGATTTAACTGTTGAGGAGGGAATTGAACTTGCATTAAGAGCAATTTCTGCTGCAACCGAACGTGATGTTTATTCTGGAAATGGATTCTTAGTTGCTACAGTTAAAGATGACGAAGGATTCAAAATGTTAGATAAAGAAATAATAGAATCAAAATTAGCTAAAATCAATAACTAATTTTTATTTTTTTATTTTAACTTGTTTTTAAAAATAATTTAGAATATATTTTTTATATTCATCTCTTAATTTTTTAACTAAATTATAAAGACTTAACTTATTAAATGTCTTTAAATTTTTTTAAATTTACAATTTTAAAGAAAAATTAAATTTTACGTATATTTTATGGCTACTTGCTATAAGATTAACAATAGTAAAATGATTATTAAATTATAAAATAAACTGAATTTTAAGGTTAATGATAAACAATTAACTAGAATAAAAGAAGAAAAACTAATTTTTACATAGTAAGTTAATAAAAATCTATTTTTTTAAAGAAGTGATTATATGGCTTCAAAAATACTAGAAGAAACAAAGAAAACAATAATGGACAGGTTACCTGAGAGAGTTCAAGTAGCTAAAGTTGAGTTTGAAGGTCCAGAACTTGTTATTTACACAAAAAATCCGGAAATAATAACTGAAAATGGAGATTTAATCCGTAATTTAGCAAAAGACATTAGAAAAAGGATCATCATTCGATCTGATAAAAGCGTTTTACTAGATCCTGAGGAAACCATTAACAAAGTTCATGAAATTGTACCTGAAGATGCACAGATTTCAGACATTTCATTTGATGATGTGACCTGTGAGGTTATCATTGAAGCAATGAAACCAGGTTTAGTCATTGGAAAATACGGTGTGACCTCAAGAGAGATTGTAAAACAGACAGGATGGGCACCAAAAATATTAAGGACTCCTCCAATTTCCTCAGAAATCATTGGAAGAATCAGAAATACCATGAAAAATAGCAGCAAAGAAAGGAAGAAATTCTTGGTAAATCTTGGTGAAAGAATCCATCAACCTCCAAAATATGAAAATGACTGGGCAAGATTAACCTCAATGGGTGGATTTAAAGAGGTAGGAAGATCCTGTATGTTACTCCAAACTCCAAATAGTAGAGTTTTATTAGATTGTGGAGTAAATGTAGCTGCTAACGAGGATAAAAATGCATACCCATATTTAAATGTACCTGAATTTTCAATTCAAGATTTAGATGCAGTAGTTATATCACATGCCCACTTGGACCATGTTGGATTCCTACCATATCTATACCATTACGGATATGAAGGTCCTGTTTATTGTACCACCCCTACAAGGGATTTAA comes from Methanobrevibacter boviskoreani JH1 and encodes:
- the psmB gene encoding archaeal proteasome endopeptidase complex subunit beta, encoding MEDDKVVKGTTTVGITCKDGIVFASERRATMGSLVAHKVAEKIFKIDDNIAATIAGSVGDAQNLMKVMSAEVSLYNLRNGEDMSIDAAANLTGNILRSQPRGVQILLGGVDEDGASIYSLDAAGGVIKDKCISTGSGSIFAYGVLEDRYTEDLTVEEGIELALRAISAATERDVYSGNGFLVATVKDDEGFKMLDKEIIESKLAKINN